Proteins from a single region of Hordeum vulgare subsp. vulgare chromosome 6H, MorexV3_pseudomolecules_assembly, whole genome shotgun sequence:
- the LOC123402909 gene encoding E3 ubiquitin-protein ligase CIP8-like, which produces MADDSDGEEFCADPFEDDSDGGDSCHYRCCYDDDDEGEWSCGAPCDDDDDASNGEEICRDPCDEAVLVDDDDEGEVEDALCHDDDDDEVESDGSLSDEDAEDEELSDEDAEGEELSDNDECEGRSGEFVDDLCDDEDKGEADGESEDFYENPSNHDEDVGPEVLCCGDGSCVSGFCLFDDSDISDSDHPASEVDEAGGFNRGREGLTQSGFDGTPSPGAFRMVVGAEDSDSDTYSTGSEYEDDYEFRNRPASRQAVEGLPEMILSEEEATCGCAVCKDVFALGQCVVFLPCKHYFHGDCIRPWLAMRSTCPVCRYQLPTDDTQSGQGQAHRLRVLLPVDRQGASQQSGDGATTGRD; this is translated from the coding sequence ATGGCAGACGACAGCGACGGCGAGGAGTTCTGCGCCGACCCGTTCGAGGACGACAGCGACGGCGGTGACTCATGCCACTATCGCTGTTgctacgatgacgatgacgagggcGAGTGGTCATGCGGTGCCCcctgcgacgacgacgacgacgccagcAATGGCGAGGAGATCTGCAGGGACCCGTGCGACGAAGCCGTcctcgtcgacgacgacgacgaaggggAGGTCGAGGACGCGTTatgccacgacgacgacgacgacgaggtggAGAGCGATGGTTCGTTATCCGACGAGGACGCCGAGGACGAGGAGTTATCCGACGAGGACGCCGAGGGCGAGGAGTTATCCGACAACGACGAATGCGAGGGGAGGAGCGGGGAGTTCGTCGACGACCTGTGTGACGATGAGGACAAGGGCGAGGCCGACGGGGAGAGCGAGGATTTCTACGAGAACCCCTCCAACCATGATGAAGATGTCGGTCCGGAGGTGTTATGCTGCGGCGATGGGTCATGTGTCTCCGGCTTCTGTTTATTCGATGATTCCGACATCTCCGACTCCGATCATCCCGCCTCCGAGGTAGATGAGGCCGGCGGCTTCAACCGCGGCAGGGAGGGGCTCACGCAGAGCGGGTTCGACGGCACGCCGTCGCCCGGGGCCTTCAGGATGGTGGTGGGTGCAGAAGACAGCGACTCCGATACCTACTCCACCGGTTCCGAGTATGAAGACGACTACGAATTCCGTAATCGGCCCGCGTCGCGCCAGGCGGTGGAAGGCCTGCCGGAGATGATCCTCAGCGAAGAGGAGGCCACGTGCGGCTGCGCGGTGTGCAAGGATGTCTTCGCGTTGGGGCAGTGCGTCGTCTTTCTCCCGTGCAAGCACTACTTCCATGGTGACTGCATCCGGCCATGGCTCGCCATGAGGAGCACTTGCCCTGTGTGCCGGTATCAACTCCCCACCGATGATACTCAGTCTGGGCAGGGGCAGGCACATCGACTGAGGGTTCTTTTACCAGTGGATCGTCAGGGTGCATCTCAGCAG